In the genome of Candidatus Zixiibacteriota bacterium, the window TTCGCGGCGATCGGATTTTCGATTTACGGGCTCTGGAACGCCGCCAATCCGGTCGTGCGGCCGCTGACGGTCGCGATTCGCGATCTGCCGGAGGCGTGGCGGGGGCGGAAGATCGCGCAGATCTCGGATGTGCATATCGGGGCGATCCTGCGGGAAGGTTTCCTGAGCAGGGTTGTCGAACTGACCAATGCGCAGAAACCGGATATGGTAGTGATCACTGGCGACTTGTTCGACGGCAGCGGTCCGGAGTTGGGGCGACTGGCGCAGCCATTGGATGGACTCCAGGCGCCGCTGGGAACATACTTCATCACCGGCAACCATGAGACCTACGTCGGGTTGGACAAATCGCTGGAAGCGTTGTCAGGACTGAAGCTGCGGATTCTGCGCGACGAGGTGGTCGAAATCGACGGTGTGCAGTTGGTCGGCATCGACTACCCGTTAATGGGACAGCGCAAGAACCTGGACTCGGTCATGGCGCGCGT includes:
- a CDS encoding metallophosphoesterase encodes the protein MRSAFVIFVTLASLIVVAAHGGLYLTLVKLLHIEPGALRRALCWVLLVLSVSFIGSLLLIHWRENLATRIPYLLSSVWTGVFVYLLIACLAAWILVLLLRVSGINGVATERAVAAVVFFAAIGFSIYGLWNAANPVVRPLTVAIRDLPEAWRGRKIAQISDVHIGAILREGFLSRVVELTNAQKPDMVVITGDLFDGSGPELGRLAQPLDGLQAPLGTYFITGNHETYVGLDKSLEALSGLKLRILRDEVVEIDGVQLVGIDYPLMGQRKNLDSVMARV